The proteins below are encoded in one region of Clostridia bacterium:
- a CDS encoding Mg2+ and Co2+ transporter CorB, whose amino-acid sequence MESSNEGTDEDNTGSFGIRDRIKKHKKIIRSLASPKRKSDSRWAIIVVAVALLASFCLSFVSNRALSGVSIAGALVILLIFILLGIVFDIVGTAVTAANSTPFHSMAARKVPGAKYALKIIAQAGKVSNFCNDVIGDITGIISGGAVVVIVGYFAASFSWEKNSVLINLVLTSIVAALTIGGKALGKNIALGYSNTIIYYVGLVLESILGVAAPKKLNRQGDKKKSGRIRAAKKDT is encoded by the coding sequence TTGGAATCATCAAATGAAGGTACCGACGAAGATAATACGGGCAGTTTTGGCATAAGAGACAGGATAAAAAAACATAAAAAGATAATACGTTCTCTTGCCTCGCCTAAGCGAAAGTCAGACAGCCGGTGGGCGATCATAGTAGTAGCGGTTGCTCTTTTAGCCTCGTTTTGTCTTTCTTTCGTTTCAAACCGTGCGCTTTCGGGGGTATCGATTGCGGGAGCGCTCGTTATACTGCTTATTTTTATACTTTTGGGAATAGTCTTCGATATAGTCGGAACGGCGGTGACGGCGGCAAATTCCACTCCGTTTCATTCGATGGCCGCAAGAAAGGTGCCGGGAGCGAAGTACGCGCTCAAGATTATCGCGCAGGCAGGCAAGGTCTCAAACTTCTGCAACGACGTAATAGGCGATATTACGGGAATAATAAGCGGCGGCGCAGTAGTAGTTATCGTAGGATATTTTGCCGCGTCGTTTTCATGGGAGAAAAACAGCGTGCTTATAAATCTGGTGCTTACGAGCATCGTTGCCGCGCTCACGATAGGGGGCAAAGCGCTTGGGAAAAACATTGCGCTCGGTTATTCCAATACGATAATATATTACGTGGGGCTCGTTTTAGAGAGCATTTTAGGCGTTGCCGCGCCCAAAAAACTGAACAGACAAGGCGACAAAAAGAAAAGCGGCCGTATAAGAGCCGCAAAAAAGGATACTTAA
- a CDS encoding TlyA family RNA methyltransferase, which produces MKKRIDILVFEKGFAESREKARALVMEGIVFVNGERTDKPGQSVDENAQIEIRGKKLEFVSRGGLKLKGAIDRFNIDLTDVYAIDIGASTGGFTDCMLMHGAKKVYAVDVGYGQLAWKLRTDPRVVNIERTNIRYFDDSVLERRLDFGTVDVSFIGLKLVLPVLYRTLRDGARAVCLIKPQFEAGREAVGKKGVVRDMRVHEQVIKKVLCEAQETGFSILGVYHSPIRGPEGNIEYLMYIEKRAPEASFEADIEKLVHESHMAFEKDKNA; this is translated from the coding sequence GTGAAAAAAAGGATAGATATTCTCGTGTTCGAGAAGGGCTTTGCAGAAAGCCGCGAAAAAGCCAGAGCCCTTGTAATGGAAGGCATAGTATTTGTAAACGGCGAAAGAACAGATAAGCCGGGGCAGAGCGTAGATGAGAACGCCCAAATAGAGATAAGAGGGAAAAAGCTTGAATTTGTAAGCAGGGGCGGACTTAAGCTTAAAGGGGCAATAGACCGCTTCAATATAGATCTGACAGACGTATACGCCATAGATATAGGCGCTTCGACCGGCGGTTTTACCGACTGTATGCTTATGCACGGCGCAAAAAAGGTGTACGCCGTTGACGTGGGGTACGGCCAGCTTGCATGGAAGCTTCGCACCGATCCGAGAGTTGTGAATATCGAGCGGACGAATATACGTTATTTCGACGACAGCGTGCTTGAGCGCAGACTTGATTTCGGCACGGTGGACGTTTCGTTCATCGGGCTTAAGCTCGTGCTCCCCGTGTTATACAGGACCCTAAGAGACGGGGCGCGCGCCGTTTGCCTTATTAAGCCTCAGTTCGAGGCCGGACGCGAAGCTGTGGGGAAAAAAGGCGTTGTGCGTGATATGCGCGTTCACGAACAGGTAATAAAAAAGGTGCTCTGTGAAGCGCAGGAAACAGGCTTTAGCATACTCGGGGTGTACCACTCTCCGATAAGGGGTCCCGAAGGCAACATAGAATACCTTATGTATATAGAAAAGCGCGCGCCCGAAGCAAGCTTCGAGGCCGATATAGAAAAGCTGGTGCATGAGTCTCACATGGCTTTTGAAAAAGACAAAAATGCATAA